The nucleotide window tcaaGTAACCCAGCTTCTCCAGGAATCTTCAGCGACAGCCACATTGGGCCCCCGCCGGAAGTCATGGTCCTAACGAGCGCCTCGTACACATCcagcaaagaggaaaataaggacagacagacagggcaggagggaggggggaggagggcccAGCACTGTCcgggagccctggggcccagtGCCCCCCTCCCGTCCACTGGCAGCTCAGAGTGGCCTCGAGGCCTGCGGTGGCCCCTGCAGCCAGACAGGTCAGCTCCACACCGAAGGCTCTGCCTCTCGGGGTTCCTCCCCTGCctacacgggggggggggggggggggggggctcttggCCAGTCCAGGGCCCACCCACTCTCAGGGCTGGGTCCCCCCCACAGGAGCGCTAGGCCCAGAGGTGGGTGGGGACCACCTGGGAGAACCATCCGCACACCCGCCGCCCAAAGTGGACTCTCGTCCGACAGCGCTCCTATGGCCACGGCCACCGGGAGCTTCCGATCCTTTCTCCGCGAGTCGCCAGCTCCCACCGTTGGATCTGGGTGCGCTGCGCAGCTCCCTCTGCGTGAGGGCGTCTCCCCTTCACCATGggcagcccctggggccccaccGGAGGGAACAGCTTCCTCACgggcctgggagggaggcagCAAGGTGGGTCTTGAACTCGGACACCTCAGGGCAGGGCCTGTGCCCGCTCCTTCTCGCTCCCAGAACGCAGACGCCTCGGAAGCTGGCCACCAGCCGGGGGCCAGGCACGGCAGCAGTGACACGCGACGCACAGGAAGCCCAGCCAGGCCTATAGGTGTCACCCACCCCACCTTGCCTCGCCCCCGGCCCTCGCCCTCTTCTCCCTGCCGGCCCCACATCCACTCTGCAAGGACCAGGGTGGACACTGAGGAGAAAGTGGTACAGTGTCCCTGGGCCTGCCTGCGTCCCGAGGGTGAGGCCCCGCTGGCCTTGGGGGGTACCTATGATGACCCCTGGTCCCAAGACCCAccactgaggtacagagaggacGGCCTTGCCTCACTGGCCTCCTGCACCCATCCGGTGCCAGGCCCCCTGCTCCCCCCGAGGCAATGCGCCCCGAGCAAGCACTACAGGGTGCTGCCCGTGACTGCTGAGCAAGCCCACCCCGGGGTCCCTGGGACCAAGGGCCAAAGGGGTTCCCCAAGGAGGAGCCGGTTCGGGTGGGGGCCCCTGGCCCAACCTCGACGCCCACAGCCATTCTAGCTCCAGCCGCATGAGGTGCCTGGGGCTCCACCTTACTTGGGGCTTGGACAGAGAGCGCCGAGTCCTTCTGCCCACAAGAGCTGTGAACACTTCCACAGTGTTGGAGGAAGAAAGCGTCTCCCGGCTCCCTGAGGCCGCGGAGGGCTgaccccacctgtgtctcacctggggGGCTCCGCCTCTCTGCAGGTGTCCTCGGGGGGCAGTCTGAGACGGGCTACATTGGAACCTCGAGAGGTCCTCCCGCTGGGAATCCTGGTCCAGAGGGAAAACTGCAGTGGAGAGAGTCCGAGGGGACCCCCAGGGCCAAGCACGCTCGCCCCACGGAACCCCCTCTGACCTCCAGGCCCCATGGCCCTGGCTCCATGGCCACACCCCTGCTATGGGCCTGGCACCCGTCCCTGGAGAGGGGTCTGTGTCACTGCCCTGTCAGTGTGACCAAGGACAGATCCGAATGCCCACCTGGAGAAATAGGGCAGCTGGAGTCACACACAGCCCCAGCGGGGGCTCCCCCCAAATGGCACCTGGGCCTGCCTTCCAGCCAGGGCTCCCCGGGGGACAAAGCCACAGCCGCCCCAGAGACACAGCCGGGCAGTCAGGGACAGGGCCACAGGGGACGTGGCCCCCCACCCCGGCAGGCCTGGAGTTACTGCCCAGGCTGCTCCCAGGGGCCATGGAAGAAGGGGCAGCAACAGGGTCAGGGCAGTGTCTCCACTGCATCCTTGGGCACACACCACTTGCTCTGCACAAGCCCcccaagcatggagcctactgTCCCCTGTGCCAGGCAGAGGCGTCGGACGTCTGGAACTTACAGGGACACGGGCTGTTTCTTGCAAGGTGTACATCCGGTAAAGCTTCAGGGACTCGTTCTCGGTTTGTGTTTCAGGTCAATCTGAGTTCACCCTGAGTTTTATTCTCGAGGAATGCACACATCCGTGTGATCGGCTCGCGGGCACCTGAGCATCGGATGGCTGAACTCTGTGGCCAGTCCCCGAGCAAAGCCATGGGTTTCACACGAGCAGCACATGGGGTCGGAAAAGACCCCAGAAAGTCTCTGACCCAGTCCCCCCACTTCTAGAGGGGTGACTGAAACAGAGAGGCTACACGGAAGCTCAAGGCTGCACAGCCCAGTGTGGCAACACCGTGGCCAGAGCGGAAGATACGTGTCCATCTTTAAAAAAGGTCCTGTGCCCGATGTGTTCACAGCAGCTGGGAAACAGAAACAACCCGAAGGTCACCAATGAATGCACAGAACATGGCCCATCCACACGGCAGGAGACCCCCGGCCTGGAGGAGGAAGGACCCTGACACCTGCTCccatgtggagggacctggaacAGGTGACGCTGAGCGGATGAGCCACACCGAGGGACACATAGCGTGGGGTTCCAGTGCTGGGGGGGCTGAGAGGAGCTGGTGGGGGGCAgcgtgggggggaggagggagctggtGTGTAACGGGGACAGTCCTAGGGCCACCCCCAATGTGAACGTGCTGGATGCTCTGAGGACCAGGGTTCTACACCTCGAACATCTCACAGCAAACCACCCTGGGGGGTGTGCAGCCGAATCTGAAAAATcatccagaaagaaggaaagacattGGTACTTGTACTGCTTTCCTTTAAACCAGGTTTTTAAGAAGAGTCCCTTCAGCCCAGGTGACGAAGCACAACCTGCCCCCTGCACTGGCACGTGAGGAGCTTTCGAGGGCCCCCTGCACGACCCGCCCCAAGTGTCAGGCACAGACGCGGCTGCTGCTCCGTGCCCGGCCCACGGCCCACGGGCTCCCTCCCTCGGGGCGCAGACCAGCCAAGCAGGGCACCAGGTAGCCCAGCTGGgcgcctcctcccagcccccggGGAAGTGCTGTGGCCGCCTGAGGCCTCGGGACCAGGTGGACGCGGGGAGGCCCGTGTGCAGCCCAGATGCTGGCTCTCTGCACCCCCCGCTCCGACCCTCACGACAGGAGGGTTCTGAGGTGACCCGTCCCACACCCGCCATCCCCGCAGCGCACACCTGCTGGGAGGTCCCCATCCGCGTGCTGCCCTGCCACGCGAGGAGGAGGCAGTGCCCAGCCCGCGTGCACCCTGCCAAGCTGCTCTGcgcctggggtccctggatgacCTCACACCAGAGCTCTGAGGCGGGACACACCCCCAGGGGGACTGACGCTGGGACCCCACGTGCCCCAGGACAGGACGGCGAGGTCGGGGAGCAGGTGTCCTGGCACTCAGGACAGCAGCTGAGCCCCGACGGGGAACCCTCAATGCCCCGTGATCAGCAGTTGCCAAGGACGGGGCGGTAGGAGATGGAGAGGTCCTTGGGAGGGCATCCAGGGGAACCCCAAAGGACCCTTCTAGGGCAGGGAAGGGACACAGGGGGGCAAACCCGGCCCCCGGGCCACATGGGGTCCCCGTCCATGTGAGGGGACTCACACCAGAGCccggcagcaggagcagcagcccgGGAAGGTTCGAGCGGGTGCAGAAAGGCAAGTGGTGAGCACTCCCCACGAGGCAGACCGTCCAGCAGGTGGTCAGCGCGGCTTTGCTCACAGCCTCCAGGAAAGCAAACGCGCCATCCGGCTGGGCACAGGGCTGGGAGGGCACCCGAAGACCTGCACCCTCAAGTGCCCGTGCAGCCCTGAGGGGCCCCCACAGACCTGCTGGGCaaggagggggtgcagaggagggCCCCGAGGCCTGGCCCTGGAGTCTCCAGGGGACTGTCCAGGGCCACGGAGGATGGAAGCAGGTGGAGTCCCGGAGGGCAGGCTGGCGCGCCCCAGCTGAGGCCCTGCTCCAGACGGTGCCTGGGGACAGTGGGCACcttggtggggcagagggagagagcaaggaagagggagaggcccGCTCAGGACCCAGGCAGGAGGCCACACGTTCAGCATAACAGGACCTGGGGTCTGGTCCCCGCCACCCGCGCTCCAGCCCCCTCCTCACGGCCAATCCTGCTGACCTGACGGCCGGGCCCCCAGTCCTGCCACCCATGCCCATCATGATGCCCCTCGTCCAGGGGCAGGAGAGTTGGCCTCCCACCAGGCCCCCTCCCGTGGGCCCTCCCAGACCCAGCCGCCTGGGCCTCAGCCCCCGCCAGCCACCCTGCTCTTGCGACCACGTGGACCAGCGCCACCCGGGCTGGCCTCAGAATCGCTGAGAATGAGGCGG belongs to Canis lupus baileyi chromosome 15, mCanLup2.hap1, whole genome shotgun sequence and includes:
- the LOC140605368 gene encoding uncharacterized protein, with the protein product MGAPAPDRLSQIRQWEGKRSPLDKEHHGKPTAQRSAISSESGSGWRLPGAVTAVAEAGPWPSCGAHCPQAPSGAGPQLGRASLPSGTPPASILRGPGQSPGDSRARPRGPPLHPLLAQQAVSKAALTTCWTVCLVGSAHHLPFCTRSNLPGLLLLLPGSGVSPLTWTGTPCGPGAGFAPLCPFPALEGSFGVPLDALPRTSPSPTAPSLATADHGALRVPRRGSAAVLSARTPAPRPRRPVLGHVGSQRQSPWGCVPPQSSGVRSSRDPRRRAAWQGARGLGTASSSRGRAARGWGPPSRCALRGWRVWDGSPQNPPVVRVGAGGAESQHLGCTRASPRPPGPEASGGHSTSPGAGRRRPAGLPGALLGWSAPRGREPVGRGPGTEQQPRLCLTLGAGRAGGPRKLLTCQCRGQVVLRHLG